A stretch of DNA from Spirosoma endbachense:
TTTGCGAGTATGGCTGGTCTATTAAAATCAGGTGATCATCTGGTGGCCTGTCGGGCCTTGTTCGGGTCGGCGCATCAGATCATCACGCAGATTCTCAGCAAATGGGGTATTACGCATACCTATGTAGACGCTACTGCGTCAGAAGCAGAATGGGAAGCTGCCATGCAGCCCAACACCCGGATGGTCTACCTCGAAACTCCGTCGAACCCAGGTCTTGAACTGGTCGATCTGGAAATGCTGAGCCGATTGAAAACGAAATACGGCTTTATTCTGAACGTCGACAATTGTTTTGCCACTCCAATTCTGCAAACCCCCATTGATTATGGAGCTGATTTGTCGATTCATTCGGCGACCAAGTTTATGGATGGTCAGGGACGTGTGCTGGGAGGTATCGTTGTCGGCTCAAAAGAATTGATTCAGCCGATTCGGTTCTTTGCGCGGCATACGGGGCCATCGCTGTCGCCGTTTAATGCCTGGATCTTATCGAAAAGTCTGGAAACGCTTGATTTGCGCATGGAGCGTCATTGCCGCAATGCGCTTCAACTGGCCGAAGCGCTGGATACCCACGCCGAAGTTGAACGGGTGCTGTATCCATTCCTTCCCTCCCATCCACAATATGATCTGGCCAAACGGCAGATGAGCGCGGGTGGCGCCATTGTAACGATTGAGCTGGAAGGCGGATTCGAGCGTGTGAAAGCGTTTTTCGATGCATTAACTATTCCTACCCTTTCCTCAAATCTTGGTGATTCGCGGACCATTGTAACGAACCCGAACACGACGACACATGCCAAATTGAAACCTGAAGAAAAGGCTGCATTGGGTATTACGCCGGGCCTCATTCGTATTTCGGTGGGTCTGGAAGCGATCGAGGATCTGATCGAGGATTTCACGCAGGCAGTAGAAAAATCGGCGGAGGTAGTTAAAGAGAAAGTAGCCTAGCACCATGTAGTAGGCTAAAACATATATTGGCCACGAGCATCGAATGCTTCCCGTGTAAACAGGCATTCATTCAGGCATCCTGGAACTGACCTTTTGCCCGAAAAAGACCTAGAAGCATACTGGCGAATGGGCTCTGTCTGTTTATTGAATAGAACCCGAATATGAGTGTGATTGAATGACAAAAAAATGAACAGGCAAACGAAGACAGGTAGCGTGAAGTTCCTGCCACTGACCCGTTTGCGTACTTTGCCAGGCTGATTCACGGGGAAACTAAACCGGACGAATTAACGTCATTAGAAAACAATGTGATTGTCATGGAAATTCTTGATGCTGCCCGCCGGTCGGCTAAAACAGGCAAGGCGGTATCACTAAAACAGAAATTATGATTGCCGAACCTACTTCCTACACGCTCGAAAGTCTGGCCGGCCGATTACACGGCCTGAGCAATATTGAAGCACTGCGAACACTGGCCGAGCTATTTCCGGGCGAGGTTATTTTTTCGACTAGTCTGGGCTACGAAGATCAGGTCATTACCGACCTGATTCTGGCCAATGATATTCCGATTAAGATTTTCACCCTTGATACGGGTCGGATGTTTTCAGAAACCTATTCGGTCTGGAAGAAAACGAACGACCGGTATGATGCAAAAATTGAAGCCTATTTTCCGAAAGCAGATGCCGTTGAATCGTTAATGACGACGAAAGGGCCATATAGCTTTTATGACTCGGTCGAGAATCGGAAAGAGTGTTGCGGTATTCGTAAAATAGAACCATTGAACCGGGCACTGAAAGGGCAGAAAATCTGGATCACGGGCATTCGGGCCGAACAGTCGGCCAACCGCCAGACCATGACCCAACTCGAATGGGATGACTCCCACAGCCTGTTTAAGTTTCATCCGCTGATGGACTGGACGTTTGACGAGGTGAAACAATACGTAAAAGACCATAACGTACCTTATAACCCGCTCCACGACCGGGGTTTTGTCAGTATCGGTTGTCAGCCCTGTACCCGCGCCATTCAACCCGGCGAAGATTTCCGTGCTGGCCGCTGGTGGTGGGAAGATAACTCGAAGAAAGAGTGTGGATTACATGTTAAATGAGCGAAAGGGTGAAAGAGTGAAAGAGCGATTGTTCTCCACTCTTTCGCTCATTTGCTCTTTCACTCATTAAACGAATGAAACTCGATTATTTAGATCAGCTCGAATCCGAAGCCATCCATATCATGCGGGAGGTTGCCGGTCAATTTGAGCGCCCCGCGCTGCTGTTTTCGGGTGGCAAAGATTCCATTACCCTGGTCCATCTGGCTCTGAAAGCCTTCAGACCGGGGAAATTTCCGTTTCCACTCGTGCATATCGATACGGGACACAACTTTCAGGAAGCACTCGATTACCGCGATAACCTGGCCGAACGGATCGGCGAAAAACTCATCGTCCGGTACGTTGAGGACACGATCCGCGAGAAAAAACTCAAGGAACCAACGGGCCGGAATGCGACCCGAAACGGCCTGCAAACCTTCACCTTGCTCGATACCATCGAAGAATTCGAATTCGATGCCTGTATCGGAGGTGCCCGTCGCGACGAAGAGAAAGCACGGGCTAAAGAGCGCGTTTTCTCCGTACGGGATGAGTTTGGTTCCTGGGATCCGAAACGCCAGCGCCCTGAACTCTGGAACTTATACAACGGTCGGATTCATAAAGGCGAAAATGTTCGTGTATTCCCGATCTCGAACTGGACTGAACTCGACGTCTGGAATTACATCCGGCGCGAAAAGATCGAACTGCCCAGCATTTATTTCGCTCATGAACGCGAGCTACTCATCCGCGATGGTAAACTAATGGCCACTGCCGGTGGTGTTATCAAACCCGAAGCCGATGATCAGCTCGTGACCCGGCGTGTGCGCTTCCGTACGGTGGGTGATATTTCCTGCACGGCGGCCTCTGAATCGCAGGCCGACACACTCGACGCGGTTATCGACGAAATTCAGGCTACGCGTATCTCCGAACGGGGCGAAACCCGCATGGATGATCAGCTCAGCGAAGCAGCCATGGAAGACCGCAAAAAAGGCGGCTATTTTTAATCGTGAATGATTGAATGAGCGAATGCGCGAATAATAACAGCCGCAAAACCATTCACTTATTCACTCATTCACTCAATCACTCATTGAGTTAATGGATCTCTTACGATTTATAACCGCCGGTTCGGTAGACGACGGCAAAAGCACGCTCATCGGGCGGCTTCTTTACGATTCTAAATCCATTCTGGCCGACCAGCTCGAAGCGATCGAACGAGCCAGTAAAAGCCGCGACGACGGCGAAATTGACCTGGCTCTGTTAACCGATGGCCTTCGCTCGGAACGAGAACAGGGCATTACGATCGACGTCGCTTATCGCTATTTCCAGACACCGAAGCGTAAGTTTATCATTGTGGACGCGCCGGGCCATATTCAGTATACCCGCAACATGGTGACGGGTGCGTCGAACTGTCAGTTAGCCATTGTTCTGGTCGACGCCCGGCATGGCGTGGCTGAACAGACCCGTCGGCATTCGCTGATTGCGTCGCTTCTTGGCATTCCGCATATTGTGGTGGCGATCAACAAGATGGATCTGGTGGGCTACTCTCAGAATGTGTTCTCCGATATCTGCATTCAGTACGCTGAGCTAGCGAAAAAGCTGAATGTTCATCAAGTGACATACATTCCAATGAGTGCGCTCAATGGCGATAATGTTGTCGACCGGTCAGAAACGATGCCCTGGTATGAAGGTCAGACCCTGCTTGAACACCTGGAGACGGTAGTGATCGATGACGATGTCAACGGAGAAACGGAAGATCATCATCCGGGTCGTTTTCCGGTTCAGTATGTGATCCGCCCTCAAACCGCCGAGCTACACGACTATCGGGGCTATGCGGGTAAAATAACCAGTGGTATCTTTCGCAAAGGCGACGCAATCACGGTATTACCTTCCGGAGAAACATCGACTATCGATGCCATCGAAATAGCTGAAACCCAGCTGGATGAAGCCGTTACGCCGATGTCGGTTGTTTTACACCTGGCAACGGATGTCGACATTAGCCGGGGCGACCTCATCGTACGATCCGATATCCAGCCAATCAGTAGCCAGACGGTCGAGGCAATGCTTTGCTGGATGGATACCAAAGAGTTTAAGGTTGGTAATAAATACGTTTTACAGGTGGGCACTTCCCGGACCCGTTGCTCCGTACGGGCGATTGCCTACCAGCTAAATATCAATACGTACGAGGAAATTGAAGGCGTAGATAGCCTCAAATTGAACGATTTAGCCAAAGTAGTTCTGCGTACGGCCCAGCCCATTAGTTTCGATCCGTATCAAAAAAACCGCGCTACAGGCGGAGCCATCCTGATTGATGAGACCTCGAATGTAACCGTGGGCGCATTGATGCTCGTAGGCGAAGCCTAAATAAATCGCCTTAACAGGCGTGTATTGATTCCGGTCTGTTACATGCCTGTTAAGGCGATTTATCCGTTTAGTGAGTTAGTCGTTCACGACATCGATATAGCTGAAATTGATTTTCAGTTAATCCAATCCTTTTCTTACCCTGATTTTCAGCTTCAGTATAAACCGGGCGGGTTTCTATCGTAAATTCATGCCAATCTACTGTAGTCTATCTGAGCAACCCTAGCATATCGAAATTCAACGATAAATCCTGGTAATTTTAACAGGGTCGATAAACCGGGTAATCCAATCAGCAAGGACTCCATATTTTATTGGCAGTAGGTTAAGGACGTAAATCCCTATACGATGAACCTATTCGCTTTCCCAGACGCTCCATTTCAGGTACAACTGTGTTTCGATCCGATTATTACGAATCTGGAAAAGCGAGCTGCCGAAACTACGGGTGAAGAAGCTCATCGGGCACTGTCTTTACTGGACAAAATCGCTGCCTATCCCGAACTGCGAAACGGTATCACAAATGCTTCTCAGATTACGCAGAATACCGAGCTGATTAGCAGCCTATTGGCCGATTATTTCCCTGCCGCACTGACGCTGAATGAAATTAAGGCCGCCAACATCCCCTATTCTGGAATTATTTTCAACCACACCCAGCGATTCAAAAACATTCTTAACGCGGCAGGGCCAGACTTTACAATCAATATCCGGGATTTCGAGGAGCATCAATTTTATATTAGCAGTTGCTGTCTTATCCTGAATCAACACTATAACACCCAACTCGATTTCAGTAAGCCGCTATTCTTCGATATCCCAACCAGAGATGGCATCATTAAGCATTATCGAATCCTGTATAATGGTGATTTTCTGGAGATACTTCCTACCGAAAAGGCCGTTAAGTTGTCGCAGGACGATATTAGCCTTTTATTAGACAAGTATAATGACCTGGATTTGTGGAAAGAGAAATTTCCTAAAGAGAGCTGGCGTCTGAAAGGTTTTGCCATCATGACCCTGTTCGATGCCACCGTTGAGAACGCGGTTTCCTTATTTAAAGAGAAATTACTGGGATTAAGTGCGGTCGATTTTCACGTCAATATTGAATCAATCTTCCAGTCAATTTTCCAGATTCCCGATCTAAAGGTTGGGTTTTCACTCTTTAAATCAGACCAATACCGATTTACGAGGGCCGCTTTTGGGCACCCTATGTTTAGTTTTATCGTCGCCGATGGTCATTCTTATACGGCCGAAGAGGAATTAGGTTCCTACACGTATCGTAGCCTGGTTCATGAGCGAGTATACGTTGCCGCATCAAATACTGCTGAATTTCTGGCTGTACACCCTGAGAGTCAGTTAGCGAGTCGCTTTTTAGCCCAAAATATTCAAAGTTTTATTCTCGCACCTGTTGTTAAAAATCAAGTTTTATTAGGTGTTCTGGAGATTGGTTCGCATTTGCCCCAAAAGCTCAATAGCGTAAATGCCAACAAACTGGAGGTAATTATGTCTTTTTTAACGGACACCGTTGAACGGCTGATTGCCCAAATGGAAAACCAGATTCAGGCCATAATTCAGGACAGGTTTACTGCTATTCACCCCAGTGTCAACTGGAAATTCAGGGCAGAGGCACAACGGCTTATTGAGGTTTCGCAATCGGGCGTCCTCTCAGCCGTGAGCGAAATCGCCTTTCCAGCCGTATACCCCCTCTATGGGCAGATCGATGTGAAAGGCTCATCGGAAGCACGGAACGAGAGTGTTCAGCATGATCTGCAACAGCAACTTAAAACACTGGTTGCACTTTTAGAAGGACTAAGCGAGCAACTACCAACGGAGTCTGGTTATTTCCGGGAAGCGCAGCAGCAATTATCGGATTTCCTGATCGAGCTTTCGATGGGCATGAAAGCCAGCACAGAACAGCACATTACTATGTATATAGAACGAACTGTTCATGATCGTTTACAGCAACTGGCAAGCGCTGACCAACTGCCCGAGATAAAGGCTTATTTCGCTGAAACGATTAAGGATAAAGGTGCCTTTCATGCTTGTCGCCGACGGTATGAAACGACCATTTCAAGGATTAACGATACATTGGCCGACCTGCTCGATAAGCGGCAAACAGAAGCCCAGACAATTTTCCCCCATTACTACGAGCGATTTAAAACCGATGGCGTCGAACATAATTTATACATTGGCCAATCCATTGCCCCTACCCATGAATTTGACGAAGAAAAGCTGAATGAGTTACGGTTATGGCAGCTTCGTGTACTTTGTGAACAATTCATAGCTCACCAGCAACTTTTACCCAGTTTACCCTATCCGCTTGAGGTAACGGCGCTGGTTCTGGTGTATCCGTCAACGATCGGCATACGATTTCGAATGGATGAAAAGCGATTTGATGTCGATGGAAGTTATAATGTGCGCTATGAAATTGTTAAGAAGCGCATCGATAAAGCGCTTATAAAAGGAACCACCGAACGAATAACGCAGGCGGGTCATCTTTCAATTGTATATATTAATGACGCCGATGAACTGGCTTATACTTATTATATGCGCCAGTTGCAGCAACTGAACCTGCTGGAAGAAGCGATAACAAACGTTGAGGTTGAAGATTTGCAGGGGATTTCCGGTCTAAAACTGTTACGGTCTAAGCTAAAACACGAGGGAGTCTTGCGTTTAGCCGTTAGCTAAACAGACCTGATTAACACCAGACGGATTGAATGGCCTGGCCAAGTCTGTTTTTCGTTGGAAACGCCAACCAATCAGATAGTCTATTTATCTAATAGTGTGGTCATTACCAATTAGCTACAAGTTATTGACCAGTCGATTAGTCATAACCAATTCTTATCGTCCATAACCAAAAGTTGGGCACCTGCTGAACCCAATCCGCCAAAATTTCCTTTATTATTGTACACGGAAATCGTCCTGAACTTGTAACGCCGGTTAAAAACGGCGTTTTGTTCAAAAGAATTAGTTGATCAAATCTATAGAGTTTAATACATATGTCTATCCAACTTACCGACAAGGTTAGCGAAGCCGCCCGGCGCGATATTCTGGATCTGGAAAAGAAGATAAGCTCGTTCCAGTCTGGCGATATAGCCGACGAAGCGTTCCGGAAATTCCGGCTCACACGTGGAGTTTATGGGCAGCGGCAACCGGGTGTGCAGATGATTCGGATCAAACTGCCCCACGGACGCATTACGGCTGACCAGCTCACCCGGATTGCCGACCTGTCGGATAAGTACGCGACGGGCAATCTCCACGCGACGACCCGTCAGGATATCCAGCTCCATTTTGTCAAACTGGCTGATTCACCCCAACTTTGGGCCGATCTTGAAGATGCTAGCATTACACTAAAAGAGGCCTGTGGCAACACGGTTCGGAACGTGACGGGTTCGGCACGCGCGGGCGTTGATCCAAGCGAGCCCTTTGACATTACGCCCTACGCCTTTTCCATATTTGACTATTTCCTGCGCAATCCAATCTGCCAGGATATGGGTCGGAAATTCAAGATTTCGCTCTCATCGAGTGAGAAGGATTCGGCCTATGGCTACATGCATGATGTGGGTCTGGTAGCACGGATTCAGGATGGCCAGCGTGGTTTTAAGGTAATGCTTGGCGGAGGTTTGGGCGCACAGCCTTTTTCGGCACAAACTGCATTTGAATTTCTGGAAGAAGAGCGCGTCATTCCCTTTATTGAGGGAGTTATCCGCGTATTTGATCGCTACGGCGAGCGGCAGAAACGGCACAAAGCCCGGATGAAGTACCTGCTGAACGACATTGGTCTTGAGGAATTGCTCCGGCGCATTGACGAAGAGACGCCAGCCATAAAAAATAAAGCGTTTTTGGTTGACAGCTCACAGTTTTCGGTGTCGGACCAATACGCCGAACGCCCGGAAGCCAGCAATTACCAACTGACCATCGGCCCCGAACAGAGTCAAAGTTCAAAGCTAAGCACCTGGTTCAAAACGAATGTATTTGAGCAAAAACAGGCGGGTTGGTATGCCGTTCAACTGCGGGTTTTACTCGGCGACATGCATTCAGATACGGCCCGTGCACTGGCACAGATTGTAAAGCAGTATGCTGCCGACGACATTCGGGTGACCGTCAATCAGGGCTATCTGCTTCGGTATATTCGTCCGGAGAACCTCACTGCTGTTTTTGAAGCGCTCGATGCGTTAGGTCTGGCTGAACCCGGCTTCGATACGACCGCCGATATTACAACCTGTCCTGGTACGGATACCTGTAATCTGGCCATTTCGAGCAGTTACGGCATCACTCGGGCTCTGGAAGAGATGATGCACGACGAGTTTCCTGACCTTGTTTTCAACGACGATATCAAGATCAAAATCTCGGGCTGTATGAACGGTTGTGGTCAGCATTCCGTTGCCAATATTGGCTATCACGGTTCGTCGCTTAAAAATGGCGCTTACGTCCTGCCTGCCTTACAGGTACTACTCGGTGGTGGCTTTAACGGCAAAGGTGAAGGACTGATTGCCGATAAAGTCATTAAGATTCCGGCAAAACGTGGCCCTCATTCGCTCCGGTTTTTGCTCCGTGATTTTGAAGCCAATTCGTTCGATGGCGAGTACTACAGCGATTATTACGCTCGTCAGGGGAAGAACTATTTCTACCAACTGCTTAAACCGCTGGCAGATCTGAAAACACTTATAGATAGCGACTATATCGACTGGGATCATACCGAACAGTATGTTACCGAAGTGGGTATCGGCGAATGCGCCAGCGTACTGATCGACCTTGTAGCGACAACGTTGACCGAAGCCAGTGAAAAATTGGGTTGGGCACGCGAAGCCCTGGCCGAAAGTCGTTGGGCCGATGCGATCTACCATGCATATAATGTGTTCATTACGGGTGCCAGAGCTGCTCTGATGAGCCGTGATGTTCCAACCAACACGCAGCATGGCATTGTGAGCGATTTCGATAAAACGTTCCTTGGCGAACCTGATTTCCATCAGGCCGAGGGCGACTTTAAAACGCTCGTATTCAGCATTAATAAACAGGAGCCATCTGAAACGTTTGCGCGTCAGTTTATCGCGAAGGCCGAAGCCTTCCTGCAAGCCGTTCAAGCCTACCGTGAAGCTCAGATCGAGCTGGAAGGCCTTCCCGAATTGCAGGAATTAACGCAGGCGCAGGATAGCTAAGAATTGACTGACTGAATGTTTCAGTCAGTCAATAATTCAATCAGTCAATGAAACTTACTCTCGTAGGAGCCGGACCTGGTGATCCGGATTTGATAACCATAAAAGGAATTCGGGCGTTGCAGGCTGCTGATGTGGTCATGTATGACGCCCTTGTTCATCCTGACCTGCTCGATCATTGCCGTCCTGATGCGCTGAAAGTTTACGTCGGCAAACGCCGGGGTGCTTATTCGTGTATGCAGGAAGATATTAATCCATTAATTGTACACTATGCCCGGCAATATGGTCATGTTGTACGGCTCAAAGGGGGCGATTCGTTTGTGTTCGGCAGAGGTTACGAAGAGATCGAATTTGCTCGTCAGCACGGTATAGAAACGGCCGTTGTCCCCGGTATATCAAGCAGTTATGCCGTTCCGGCCTCAGCAGGCATTCCCCTTACAACGCGGGGTTTATCCGAAAGTTTCTGGGTAGTTACCGGTACGACAAAAGCCGGACAGTTATCTGCTGATCTTCGGTTGGCAGCGCAGTCGTCGGCAACGGTTGTCGTGCTGATGGGCATGCACAAACTGGCTGAAATCATGTCCGTTTTTACCGACTTTGGCAAAACAGAAACGCCGGTTGCCATCATCCAGAATGGTACGTTACCCGACGAGCAGATCGTGATTGGAAACGTGGAAACGATCCTGGAAAAAGTAAACGAATCCGGCATCGGAAATCCAGCCATTATTGTTGTGGGTGAAGTGGCTGGCTTGCCAACCGGTCAGACGACGGCGGTAGCAGAAGCGATCAGCCAGCATCTGTCAGAAACGAAATAAAGCACAGGCAATGCCTGTTCACATACCAAAACCTGTAGAGAACGCCATTCCTGGCACTCTACAGGTTTTGGTATTTATGACCATACTATTATCCTTAAATTCGTCAGTAAATGCTTATCATCTAAACTTTTCTATAGGTTTAATAAGGTTCAAATTAATCACAAAGCACGCTAAAGCCTATTCGCAAAGGAGTTAAATCTTTGGCTAAATTTCGTTGTGTTTTTACTTCAGCGTACTTTGTGGTTAACTTAAAAAGTGCGAACAGACCCATTTTTAAAACTTTAATACAGCAACATAAACGATGAGAATAGTCGTAATAGTAGCGTTAGTTTCCTGTGCAATACGCTCATTTGGTCAAGCTAGCAACGCAAAAAAAAATGACCAAACTCAACCCTTTATTCTTGGCGTCATTGATCAAATTGCATCAACAGAATTATCGGAAACGAGAATCTTAAACATTTATCTCCCTGAAGGTTATACGAAAAACGATACGGCGAAGTATCCTGTCGTTTATCTGCTGGACGGCTCCGCAGACGAAGACTTTATTCATATTATCGGGCTGTATCAGTTTAATAACTTTGCCTGGATAAACCGGGTACCTAAGTCAATTATTGTTGGTATTGCCAATGTGGACAGAAAGAGAGATTTTACATTTCCGACCACCAATACCGAAGACAGGAAAAAGAATCCGACTTCGGGACATTCCGACAAATTTTTAAATTTTATAGAAAAAGAATTGCAGCCCTATATTCAAACCAAATACAGAACTAATTCATCAAAAACGATTATTGGACAATCACTTGGGGGGTTATTAGCCACTGAAATTTTATTAAAAAAGCCATTACTCTTCAATAAGTACATTATTATAAGCCCTAGTTTATGGTGGGATAATGGTTCTTTGTTAGCCGGTAAATCAGCCCTTTTACAGAAAAATTTTCCAAAGAAAACGGACATTTATATTGGCGTCGGGAAAGAAGGGCTTACGCCGGGTACGATTCCACGCGTTATGGAAGTAGATGCCAATCTGTTAGCAGACAAACTCAGGAGCTTGGAAAGCAGCCAGATAACGGTTCATTTTGATTACTTACCTCAGGAAGACCATGCCACAGTAACCCATCAGGCCGTATTCAATGCATTACGGCTTTTATATCCTGTAATTCATACCGATAAATAAGCTAAGAATCATCCACAAAAGGACCAACCGTGAGACTCTTCAGGAATAACAATAGAACAATACCATTTTAAAATTTACCAATATTAATTTTTGTCCTATATTAGGCTCTCGGATCAAGAATTCTGTATAGTACAAACTACATGAATAGAACAGAATAGTTTAATAAATCCACTTACAACTAGTTCCTCTTTTATACATTCTAAAGACTATTTATTATGAGAGCCGCTACTTCTACCGTTCTTTACAAATGGTTCAATGAGGTCTGGAACGACGACAACGAAGATGCAATCGATCAGCTAATGACTTCGGAGTCTGCTGCCAATGGAATCTTAACGGCAGATCAGCCGAAAGGCCCAGAGGGGTTTAAAATTTTCTTCAGAGGATTTAGAAGCCAATTTCAATCGGTTCGCATTGAGATTGATGATGTAATTTCGCAAGATAACGTTGAAGCAGCGAGAACTACTGTCCATGCCATTCACACGCAAACGGGGAAAAATGTAACCTTCTCCGGCATGTGTATGGTCAGAACTAAAGATGGAAAAATTGATGAGGCATGGAATAACTACGACTTTCTTGATCTGTATCAGCAACTCGGCCAGCAACTAACTCCCGTTGCCGAACCTTAAGCAAAAAGAAAGCAGAGGAATTGCCATTCATCAATCCATATTTTGCCTAAACGTGTATAATAGGCATGTCTTCCGGATGAAGGTGTGCCACGGTTCAAAACCGTGGCACACCTTCATCCGGAAGACATGATGCTATCAAAACTTAGTGATACTCTACTACCTTATTTGCTCACATGCTCTACCACGGCATCCGCGCTTATCTTCTGCTGCTCGCCGGTTACCATGTTCTTGATCGACAATAGGCCGGTCTGCACTTCTTCCGAACCAATCAGTATGACATAAGGAATCGCCTTGGCATTGGCATAATCGAGCATTTTCTTAACTTTTGCCAGATCAGGATAGGCTTCCGCAGCGATATCGGCACGACGAAGCTTGTTCAATAAAGGCAAGGCAACCGAACGGGCGGCTTCATCGAATGGCACAATAAGCACTTGCGTCCCCTGCCCTGCCGAAGCCGGGAACAGGTTAAGCTCAT
This window harbors:
- the cobA gene encoding uroporphyrinogen-III C-methyltransferase, with amino-acid sequence MKLTLVGAGPGDPDLITIKGIRALQAADVVMYDALVHPDLLDHCRPDALKVYVGKRRGAYSCMQEDINPLIVHYARQYGHVVRLKGGDSFVFGRGYEEIEFARQHGIETAVVPGISSSYAVPASAGIPLTTRGLSESFWVVTGTTKAGQLSADLRLAAQSSATVVVLMGMHKLAEIMSVFTDFGKTETPVAIIQNGTLPDEQIVIGNVETILEKVNESGIGNPAIIVVGEVAGLPTGQTTAVAEAISQHLSETK
- a CDS encoding alpha/beta hydrolase, which encodes MRIVVIVALVSCAIRSFGQASNAKKNDQTQPFILGVIDQIASTELSETRILNIYLPEGYTKNDTAKYPVVYLLDGSADEDFIHIIGLYQFNNFAWINRVPKSIIVGIANVDRKRDFTFPTTNTEDRKKNPTSGHSDKFLNFIEKELQPYIQTKYRTNSSKTIIGQSLGGLLATEILLKKPLLFNKYIIISPSLWWDNGSLLAGKSALLQKNFPKKTDIYIGVGKEGLTPGTIPRVMEVDANLLADKLRSLESSQITVHFDYLPQEDHATVTHQAVFNALRLLYPVIHTDK
- a CDS encoding ester cyclase; amino-acid sequence: MRAATSTVLYKWFNEVWNDDNEDAIDQLMTSESAANGILTADQPKGPEGFKIFFRGFRSQFQSVRIEIDDVISQDNVEAARTTVHAIHTQTGKNVTFSGMCMVRTKDGKIDEAWNNYDFLDLYQQLGQQLTPVAEP